A part of Paenarthrobacter sp. A20 genomic DNA contains:
- a CDS encoding carbohydrate ABC transporter permease, giving the protein MASTTQLPTAPAPLPAPVATRRRPLKTGRSRPNFLGGLGGWLWLAIIIVPVYYVVITSLKNQAGFFTSNPMLPPAEPTLDNYKLVLENDFARYFANSLIVTVGSVVPALFVAFMAAYAIVRGKGRFLSWTNNVFLLGLAIPLHATIIPIYWMITKAHMYDTLLALILPSIAFAIPVSVLILSNFMRDVPNELFESMRLDGCSDWAMMWRLALPMTKPAVITVGIYNALHVWNGFLFPLILTQSPETRVLPLSLWTFQGEFSVNIPAVLASVVLATLPLLVVYVVARRQLLSGLTAGFSK; this is encoded by the coding sequence ATGGCTTCCACTACCCAACTCCCCACAGCACCGGCTCCGCTTCCGGCGCCGGTGGCCACCCGCCGTCGGCCCCTCAAGACCGGCCGCTCGCGGCCCAACTTCCTGGGCGGCCTGGGCGGCTGGCTCTGGTTGGCGATCATCATCGTGCCCGTCTACTACGTGGTGATCACCAGCCTGAAGAACCAGGCAGGGTTCTTCACATCCAACCCGATGTTGCCACCGGCAGAGCCGACACTGGACAACTACAAGCTTGTCCTGGAGAACGACTTCGCCAGGTACTTCGCCAACAGCCTCATCGTGACGGTGGGCAGTGTGGTTCCGGCGCTTTTCGTCGCGTTCATGGCGGCCTACGCGATCGTTCGAGGGAAGGGCAGGTTCCTCAGCTGGACCAACAATGTGTTCCTGCTGGGCCTGGCCATCCCCCTGCACGCCACGATCATCCCCATCTATTGGATGATCACCAAGGCCCACATGTATGACACCTTGCTGGCCTTGATCCTGCCGTCCATCGCCTTCGCGATCCCGGTCTCCGTACTCATCCTCTCCAACTTCATGCGGGATGTTCCCAACGAGTTGTTCGAGTCGATGCGGCTGGACGGTTGCTCGGACTGGGCCATGATGTGGCGCCTCGCGCTGCCCATGACCAAGCCCGCTGTCATCACGGTTGGCATCTACAACGCACTCCATGTGTGGAACGGATTCCTGTTCCCGCTGATCCTCACGCAAAGCCCGGAAACCCGGGTACTACCGCTGTCACTGTGGACCTTCCAGGGTGAGTTCAGCGTCAACATTCCGGCGGTGCTTGCCTCGGTCGTATTGGCCACGCTCCCCCTGCTGGTGGTTTATGTGGTGGCCCGCCGGCAGTTGCTCAGCGGTTTGACGGCCGGATTCAGCAAGTAA
- a CDS encoding carbohydrate ABC transporter permease has translation MSTTTTTREQLSRRDQPSRRTLEKGPSGWLAAPALAFFMLFAILPLLGVLFLSFTRWDGLGEIKLDGLSSWNTVLADPVTGNALLVTAKIMFFSFIVQAPISLLLGVFTAASQKYRAALAVLYFVPLLLSSAAVAIAFKALLDPNFGLGPGLGLPFLAQDWLGNSDLVLFVVVFVIAWQFVPFHTLIYQGGVRQIPTSLYEAAQIDGAGRIQQFFNITLPQLKYTMITSSTLMVVGSLAYFDLIFVLTAGGPGYSTRLLPLHMYLTGFKANDMGAASALGVILVVIGLALALFLQRLGGKNRNASQLEGA, from the coding sequence GTGTCAACCACAACAACCACCCGGGAGCAGTTGTCCCGGCGGGATCAGCCGTCCCGACGAACCCTGGAAAAGGGTCCGTCGGGCTGGCTGGCGGCCCCGGCCCTCGCGTTCTTCATGCTCTTCGCCATCCTCCCATTGCTGGGAGTCCTTTTCCTCAGCTTCACCCGCTGGGACGGACTTGGTGAGATCAAACTGGACGGACTCTCCAGCTGGAACACGGTCCTGGCCGATCCCGTCACAGGCAACGCGCTGTTGGTGACAGCCAAGATCATGTTCTTCTCCTTCATCGTCCAGGCACCCATCAGCCTGTTGCTCGGTGTCTTCACCGCTGCCAGCCAGAAGTACCGGGCAGCCTTGGCCGTGCTCTACTTCGTACCGCTGCTGTTGTCCTCGGCCGCCGTGGCCATCGCGTTCAAGGCCCTGCTGGATCCGAACTTCGGACTCGGCCCTGGCCTGGGGCTGCCGTTCCTTGCGCAGGACTGGCTGGGTAACTCCGACCTCGTACTGTTCGTGGTGGTCTTCGTGATCGCATGGCAGTTCGTGCCGTTCCACACGCTGATCTATCAAGGTGGCGTGCGGCAGATTCCCACCTCGCTGTATGAGGCGGCGCAAATCGACGGCGCCGGACGTATCCAGCAGTTCTTCAACATCACGTTGCCGCAGCTCAAATACACCATGATCACTTCCTCCACCCTCATGGTGGTGGGATCCCTGGCGTACTTCGACCTGATCTTCGTGCTCACAGCCGGCGGCCCGGGCTACTCCACCAGGTTGCTTCCGCTGCACATGTACCTCACAGGCTTCAAAGCCAACGACATGGGAGCGGCGAGCGCCTTGGGAGTGATCCTGGTGGTCATCGGATTGGCCTTGGCCCTCTTCCTTCAACGACTCGGCGGCAAGAACCGCAACGCCAGCCAATTGGAAGGTGCGTAA
- a CDS encoding extracellular solute-binding protein — MKNLKLRTAGMAVSAAALSIALAACGSSGPAGTGASADSATMWGLTGGDQPVFQASVDSWNKAHPDSAIKLDFFANDAYKTKVRTAVGAGQGPTLVYGWGGGVLKSYVDAGQVDDLTGFLKENPDVQSRYLPSILESGVIDGKTYALPNNKVQPVVLYYNKEVFDKIGAEAPKTWDELMALVPKFKEAGVAPFSLGGQSKWPDLMWLEYLVDRIGGPEVFANIAANKPDAWSDPAVIEALTKIQELVDAGGFINGFSSIAADSNADQALLYTGKAAMILQGSWIYQGMKKDAADFVSSGKLGYTPFPTVEGGKGDPANVVGNPSNFWSVSSKATEEQKKTALEYVKAGMFNDENVQGLIDSGAVPVVTGIEDKLAASPDKDFLTYVYGMAKDAPDFTLSWDQALTPAQGDAMLANLDQIFLKKITPEQFASTMNATIGK; from the coding sequence ATGAAAAACCTTAAGTTGCGTACCGCCGGAATGGCCGTTTCTGCAGCCGCACTCTCGATCGCGCTCGCAGCCTGTGGGTCCTCCGGCCCGGCCGGAACGGGAGCCTCGGCGGATTCTGCAACCATGTGGGGACTGACAGGTGGCGACCAGCCCGTGTTCCAAGCATCCGTGGACTCCTGGAACAAAGCGCACCCGGACTCAGCCATCAAGCTCGACTTCTTCGCCAATGATGCCTACAAGACCAAGGTCCGCACCGCCGTCGGCGCCGGCCAAGGGCCCACCCTCGTCTACGGCTGGGGCGGCGGCGTCCTCAAGTCCTACGTCGACGCCGGCCAAGTGGACGACTTGACGGGCTTCCTCAAGGAGAACCCCGATGTCCAGAGCCGCTACCTCCCATCCATCCTTGAGAGCGGCGTCATCGACGGAAAAACCTACGCACTGCCGAACAACAAAGTGCAGCCCGTTGTGCTCTATTACAACAAGGAGGTCTTCGACAAGATCGGCGCCGAAGCCCCCAAGACCTGGGATGAGCTCATGGCCCTCGTGCCCAAGTTCAAGGAGGCCGGCGTGGCACCGTTCTCCTTGGGCGGGCAGTCGAAGTGGCCTGACCTGATGTGGCTCGAATACTTGGTGGATCGTATTGGTGGCCCTGAGGTCTTCGCCAATATTGCTGCCAACAAGCCGGACGCCTGGTCCGATCCCGCCGTGATCGAGGCCCTGACCAAGATCCAGGAACTGGTGGATGCCGGCGGCTTCATCAATGGCTTCTCCTCCATCGCCGCTGACAGCAACGCCGACCAGGCCCTGCTCTACACCGGCAAGGCCGCCATGATCCTGCAGGGCAGCTGGATTTACCAGGGAATGAAGAAGGACGCAGCCGACTTCGTCTCGAGCGGCAAGCTTGGTTACACACCGTTCCCCACCGTCGAAGGTGGCAAGGGTGATCCGGCGAACGTTGTAGGCAACCCGTCGAACTTCTGGTCTGTGTCTTCCAAGGCCACCGAGGAGCAGAAGAAGACAGCACTGGAGTACGTCAAGGCCGGAATGTTCAATGATGAGAACGTCCAAGGCCTGATCGATTCAGGCGCCGTACCTGTGGTCACCGGCATCGAAGACAAGCTGGCAGCATCCCCCGACAAGGACTTCCTGACCTACGTCTATGGCATGGCCAAGGATGCTCCGGACTTCACGCTTTCGTGGGACCAGGCGCTGACCCCGGCACAGGGCGATGCGATGTTGGCCAACCTTGACCAGATCTTCCTGAAGAAGATCACCCCGGAGCAGTTCGCTTCCACCATGAACGCGACGATCGGGAAGTAG
- a CDS encoding LacI family DNA-binding transcriptional regulator has translation MERHLRPSKLTLAAVAAEVGVSAPTVSKVVNGREDVAEATRARVLAALQRTGYKSPLQRKSIPEHRAVEVVFDSLNSAYGVEVLNGVMEHAAVSEMEVILSITGRQAASPLGPEERAQRMIDEGRAGMIVVTSAFGSAQLEAFKRRQIPIVVVDPLNPPPADVFSVGASNWAGGKAAASHLLELGHRRIAYVGGPSTAECSQARLHGYMAALMAGGVAVDDEYVSAGPFKPENGVRAMKALLALDDPPTAIFAGSDSIALGVLAEARRQNVRIPEEMSLVGFDGTHQAEESVPPLTSVSQPLQEMGRSALSFILRQKNGEEIDSRRVELATHLVVRESTAPPRASSAREAFAVEG, from the coding sequence GTGGAACGTCATCTCCGCCCGTCCAAGCTCACCTTGGCCGCAGTTGCCGCCGAGGTGGGTGTCTCGGCGCCCACCGTTTCCAAAGTGGTCAATGGCCGCGAGGACGTGGCAGAAGCCACCCGGGCCAGGGTCTTGGCGGCACTGCAGCGCACCGGCTACAAGTCGCCACTCCAACGCAAGAGCATCCCGGAGCACCGTGCGGTGGAGGTTGTCTTCGATTCCTTGAATTCGGCCTATGGGGTGGAAGTCCTCAACGGGGTAATGGAGCACGCTGCAGTGTCCGAGATGGAGGTCATCCTTTCCATCACCGGGCGTCAGGCAGCTTCGCCGCTGGGACCCGAGGAGCGGGCGCAACGCATGATCGACGAAGGCCGTGCAGGCATGATCGTGGTGACCTCTGCGTTCGGATCTGCCCAGTTGGAGGCGTTCAAGCGTCGCCAGATCCCCATCGTGGTGGTTGATCCACTGAATCCGCCGCCCGCCGACGTCTTCAGCGTTGGCGCCAGCAATTGGGCCGGTGGCAAGGCCGCGGCATCCCACCTGTTGGAGTTGGGGCATCGAAGAATCGCCTATGTTGGCGGCCCCTCGACCGCGGAGTGCAGCCAAGCCCGCTTGCATGGCTACATGGCCGCGCTGATGGCAGGGGGCGTAGCTGTGGACGACGAGTATGTTTCCGCCGGTCCCTTCAAACCGGAAAACGGGGTACGCGCCATGAAGGCCCTGTTGGCGCTCGACGATCCGCCCACCGCCATCTTCGCCGGCAGCGACAGCATCGCCCTTGGCGTCCTGGCTGAAGCGCGCCGTCAGAATGTGCGCATACCCGAGGAGATGAGCCTGGTTGGCTTCGATGGCACACACCAGGCTGAAGAATCCGTACCGCCGCTGACGTCAGTGTCACAGCCGTTGCAGGAGATGGGCCGCTCCGCGCTGAGCTTCATCCTCCGTCAAAAAAACGGCGAGGAGATCGACTCACGCAGGGTGGAACTGGCCACCCATCTGGTCGTCCGGGAGTCCACCGCACCACCGCGGGCGTCGAGCGCTAGGGAAGCTTTCGCCGTCGAAGGTTGA
- a CDS encoding lipase maturation factor family protein — MEWLSWFDARDYEFARQVLQRGTAALYLIAFLSTLNQFPALLGEHGLLPVPDFLDMARRLARPTLFRWRYSDALLKAVCWAGIAVAAVLVVGLPQTGPPWLPMLAFLALWFLYMSVVNVGQAFYGFGWEILLLEAGFTVAFLGSDQTPPPTTILVLVAWLVFRLEFGAGMIKIRGGREWRDMTAMFYHHETQPMPGPLSRQAHLLPPPLHKVEVAGNHFAQLVVPFFLFAPQPLASIAAGIIIVTQLWLVASGNFAWLNWVAIVLAFAAVSDPVAHAVVPLIPLEWHQGADTPAWWLAVVGAVTILLLALSYRPLLNLFSSRQLMNASFNRWRLVNAYGAFGTVTKQRIEIVVEGTTSEEPDAPDDRWLEYGFKGKPGDVRRLPRQWAPYHLRLDWLMWFLPLRTVHEDWFHAFLDKLLEADKPTLALLRQDPFDGERPQWVRARSYLYRFASRGEFRDTGERWVRVLLYDAIPPMQLNLRRRKLP, encoded by the coding sequence GTGGAGTGGCTGTCCTGGTTTGATGCGCGGGACTATGAATTCGCCCGGCAAGTGTTGCAGCGCGGAACGGCTGCGCTGTACCTGATCGCGTTCCTCTCCACCCTCAACCAGTTCCCCGCTCTGCTCGGGGAGCACGGCCTCTTGCCCGTACCGGACTTCCTGGACATGGCCCGCCGGCTGGCCAGGCCCACGCTTTTCCGGTGGCGATACTCGGATGCACTGCTCAAGGCCGTGTGTTGGGCGGGTATCGCAGTCGCAGCCGTCCTGGTGGTCGGCCTCCCACAAACAGGCCCACCATGGCTGCCCATGCTGGCGTTCCTTGCCCTGTGGTTCCTCTACATGTCGGTGGTCAACGTCGGCCAGGCGTTCTACGGCTTTGGTTGGGAGATCCTGCTCCTCGAAGCCGGATTCACGGTGGCATTCCTTGGTTCGGACCAGACTCCCCCACCCACCACCATCTTGGTCCTGGTTGCGTGGCTGGTGTTCAGGCTTGAGTTTGGTGCGGGCATGATCAAGATTCGCGGCGGCCGTGAGTGGCGGGACATGACGGCGATGTTCTACCACCATGAGACTCAGCCCATGCCCGGGCCGCTCAGCAGGCAGGCGCATCTCTTGCCTCCGCCTTTGCACAAAGTGGAGGTGGCGGGCAACCACTTCGCGCAACTGGTGGTGCCCTTTTTCCTGTTCGCACCGCAGCCGTTGGCCAGCATTGCCGCCGGCATCATCATCGTGACCCAACTGTGGCTGGTGGCGTCCGGAAACTTCGCCTGGCTGAACTGGGTGGCGATCGTCTTGGCTTTCGCGGCTGTGAGCGATCCGGTGGCGCATGCCGTTGTTCCCTTGATCCCCCTTGAGTGGCACCAGGGTGCCGATACCCCGGCGTGGTGGCTCGCCGTCGTCGGGGCCGTCACGATCCTGTTGCTGGCGCTGAGCTACCGCCCACTCCTGAACCTGTTCTCGAGCCGGCAGCTCATGAATGCCAGTTTCAACCGTTGGCGCCTGGTCAATGCCTATGGAGCATTCGGCACGGTGACCAAGCAGCGAATCGAAATCGTAGTGGAGGGCACTACTTCTGAGGAGCCGGATGCTCCTGATGACCGGTGGCTTGAGTACGGCTTCAAGGGCAAACCTGGTGATGTCCGGCGACTCCCACGGCAATGGGCGCCGTACCACCTCCGGCTCGATTGGCTGATGTGGTTCCTGCCCCTGCGAACTGTCCACGAGGACTGGTTCCACGCCTTCCTGGACAAGCTTCTGGAGGCCGACAAGCCGACCCTTGCGCTGCTCCGCCAGGACCCGTTCGACGGCGAACGCCCGCAGTGGGTGCGCGCGCGCAGCTACCTTTACCGTTTTGCCAGCCGCGGGGAGTTCCGTGACACCGGCGAACGCTGGGTGCGGGTACTGCTGTATGACGCCATTCCGCCGATGCAGCTCAACCTTCGACGGCGAAAGCTTCCCTAG
- the dxr gene encoding 1-deoxy-D-xylulose-5-phosphate reductoisomerase — translation MQPRKIVILGSTGSIGTQAIDVVDAAPHRFEVVALSAGGGNLELIAQQAVHTRAQAVGIAQGDPATLRQLIDSAASAAGVRDFAPEIFVGPDASTQVAAIECDVVLNGITGSIGLAPTLAALGTGATLALANKESLIVGGALVKAAARPGQIVPVDSEHSAIAQCLRSGTGQEVEKLILTASGGPFRGRTREQLHHVTPREALAHPTWDMGLMVTTNSASLVNKGLEVIEAHLLFDVPLDRIDVVVHPQSVVHSMVQFVDGSIIAQASPPDMRLPIALGLAWPERVPRAAKPCDWSKATSWTFEPLDTVAFPAVDLAKDAAKQGSTFPAVFNAANEEAVQAFHAGRIRFTDIVDTVESVLSEHSGSSELTVESVLDAEKWARARTLDRLASSAL, via the coding sequence ATGCAGCCGCGCAAGATCGTCATCCTCGGGTCCACCGGTTCCATCGGCACACAAGCGATTGACGTCGTCGATGCTGCCCCGCACCGTTTCGAGGTGGTGGCGCTCAGCGCCGGCGGAGGGAACCTGGAACTCATCGCCCAGCAGGCGGTCCACACCCGTGCGCAGGCTGTCGGAATTGCGCAGGGGGATCCAGCCACCCTGCGGCAACTGATCGACTCGGCAGCCTCAGCCGCAGGCGTGCGGGACTTCGCGCCGGAGATCTTTGTCGGACCGGACGCATCTACACAGGTCGCCGCCATCGAGTGCGACGTGGTCCTCAACGGCATCACCGGTTCCATTGGCCTGGCGCCCACCCTGGCCGCGCTCGGCACCGGAGCCACGCTGGCGCTGGCCAACAAGGAATCCCTGATCGTCGGTGGGGCGCTGGTGAAAGCGGCCGCCCGCCCCGGCCAGATAGTTCCCGTCGATTCCGAGCATTCCGCCATTGCCCAGTGCCTGCGTTCCGGCACTGGGCAGGAAGTCGAAAAACTGATCCTGACTGCCTCAGGGGGGCCGTTCCGCGGACGCACCCGCGAGCAATTGCACCACGTCACGCCGCGGGAGGCACTGGCGCACCCCACCTGGGACATGGGACTGATGGTCACCACCAACTCCGCCAGCCTGGTCAACAAGGGCCTGGAAGTCATCGAGGCCCACTTGTTGTTTGATGTTCCTTTGGACAGGATCGACGTCGTCGTCCACCCCCAGTCGGTGGTGCATTCCATGGTCCAGTTCGTGGACGGATCCATCATTGCCCAGGCCTCGCCTCCAGACATGCGGCTGCCGATCGCCTTGGGTCTCGCCTGGCCGGAACGGGTCCCGCGCGCCGCCAAGCCGTGCGACTGGAGCAAGGCCACCAGCTGGACCTTCGAGCCCCTGGACACTGTGGCTTTCCCGGCCGTGGACCTCGCCAAGGACGCTGCCAAACAGGGCAGCACTTTCCCTGCAGTGTTCAATGCCGCCAACGAGGAAGCCGTGCAGGCCTTCCACGCCGGCCGCATCCGCTTCACGGACATCGTGGATACCGTGGAGTCCGTCCTCAGTGAACATTCAGGCTCCTCCGAGCTAACGGTGGAGTCCGTGCTGGATGCTGAGAAGTGGGCACGTGCCCGTACCCTCGATCGTTTAGCCAGCAGCGCCCTCTAG
- a CDS encoding RIP metalloprotease, which yields MSPVLLFILGVVFVAIGVAVSIALHEVGHLVPAKLFKVRVTKYMIGFGPTLWSRKKGETEYGFKALPLGGYVSMIGMYPPNKEDGAVRPSSTGMFQTLATEARSMAHEEVGPGDENRVFYKLPVWKKIIVMLGGPAMNMVIGLILLAVLLMGFGTAQATTTIADVSKCQVAAGETVDPDSTECKPTPAAAAGLQPNDTITSFDGKPVTNWDELTGWIRASAGKDVPIKVMRNGAEVSATVTPVLSSRPVVGSDGRQEQDANGVLKYQEVGFLGIGAQSALVPQPASAVLPMAGENIKQISGVIFNLPARVVGVAKAAFSEEPRDPNGPISVVGVGRVAGEVAAMEQVPLQARIGTLIGLLAGLNFALAIFNLIPLLPLDGGHVAGALYEGARRQVAILRGKPDPGSFDIAKLLPVTYVVAALLMAMGALLIYADIVKPVNIFG from the coding sequence ATGAGTCCCGTCCTTCTCTTCATTCTTGGAGTCGTCTTCGTCGCAATCGGCGTTGCGGTTTCCATCGCGCTGCACGAGGTAGGCCACCTGGTGCCTGCGAAGCTCTTCAAAGTGCGCGTCACCAAGTACATGATCGGCTTCGGGCCAACCCTGTGGTCCAGGAAGAAGGGCGAGACGGAGTACGGCTTCAAAGCCCTGCCGCTGGGCGGCTACGTGTCCATGATCGGCATGTACCCGCCCAACAAGGAAGACGGCGCAGTCCGGCCCTCCAGTACAGGCATGTTCCAGACGCTGGCCACCGAAGCGCGTTCGATGGCTCACGAGGAAGTGGGGCCAGGGGATGAAAACCGCGTCTTCTACAAGCTCCCCGTGTGGAAAAAGATCATCGTCATGCTCGGCGGCCCCGCCATGAACATGGTCATCGGGCTCATCCTGCTGGCTGTCCTGCTCATGGGCTTCGGTACAGCCCAGGCAACCACCACCATCGCGGACGTGTCCAAATGCCAGGTAGCTGCCGGCGAGACGGTGGACCCGGACTCCACGGAATGCAAGCCGACTCCAGCCGCGGCGGCCGGACTGCAACCCAATGACACCATCACCTCATTCGACGGAAAGCCCGTCACCAATTGGGACGAACTGACCGGGTGGATCCGTGCCTCTGCAGGCAAGGATGTCCCCATCAAAGTCATGCGCAACGGCGCTGAGGTTTCCGCGACCGTGACGCCTGTGCTCTCATCGCGTCCCGTTGTCGGTTCCGATGGCCGCCAGGAACAGGATGCCAACGGGGTACTGAAGTACCAAGAAGTCGGGTTCCTCGGAATTGGCGCCCAAAGCGCATTGGTTCCACAACCGGCGTCGGCCGTCCTGCCCATGGCGGGGGAGAACATCAAGCAGATTTCCGGTGTGATCTTCAACCTGCCCGCCCGGGTGGTCGGAGTGGCGAAAGCTGCCTTCAGCGAGGAGCCCCGGGACCCGAACGGTCCCATCAGCGTGGTGGGTGTGGGCCGGGTTGCCGGTGAGGTCGCGGCCATGGAACAGGTGCCGTTGCAGGCACGTATCGGAACCCTCATCGGACTGCTTGCAGGACTGAACTTCGCGTTGGCCATCTTCAACCTCATTCCGCTGCTTCCGCTCGACGGCGGTCACGTGGCCGGCGCACTGTACGAAGGAGCGCGCCGCCAGGTGGCCATATTGCGGGGCAAGCCGGACCCCGGATCGTTCGACATCGCGAAACTGTTGCCGGTCACCTACGTGGTAGCTGCCCTGCTCATGGCAATGGGCGCCCTGTTGATCTACGCGGACATCGTGAAGCCCGTGAACATCTTCGGCTGA
- a CDS encoding YciI family protein, with protein MTVFAVEYVYVADSGALRDEARPAHRAWLGELAEEGKLLASGPYGDGAGALLIFKSADEAGLNDLLKQDPFAEAGVIAGIRTTEWAPIIGVLAAHAS; from the coding sequence ATGACTGTTTTCGCTGTTGAGTACGTATATGTCGCCGATTCCGGTGCCCTTCGCGACGAAGCCCGCCCAGCACACCGTGCCTGGCTCGGCGAACTGGCCGAGGAAGGCAAGTTGCTTGCCAGCGGCCCCTACGGTGACGGTGCCGGCGCGCTGCTCATCTTCAAGTCCGCAGACGAAGCCGGGCTCAATGACCTCCTCAAGCAGGATCCGTTTGCTGAAGCCGGAGTTATCGCCGGCATCCGCACCACGGAATGGGCCCCCATCATCGGTGTCCTGGCTGCCCACGCGTCCTAA
- the ispG gene encoding flavodoxin-dependent (E)-4-hydroxy-3-methylbut-2-enyl-diphosphate synthase has protein sequence MTSVSLGMPAAPPPVLAPRRKTRQIKVGSVGVGSDSPISVQSMTTTPTTDINATLQQIAELTASGCDIVRVACPSADDAEALPIIARKSQIPVIADIHFQPKYVFAAIEAGCAAVRVNPGNIRKFDDQVKEIAAAARDHGTSIRIGVNAGSLEPGIMKKYGKATPEALVESAVWEASLFEEHGFHDFKISVKHNDPVIMVAAYEMLAEKGDWPLHLGVTEAGPAFQGTIKSATAFGALLSRGIGDTIRVSLSAPPVEEIKVGNQILQSLNLRPRKLEIVSCPSCGRAQVDVYTLAEQVTAGLEGMEIPLRVAVMGCVVNGPGEAREADLGVASGNGKGQIFVKGEVIKTVPESEIVETLIEEAMRIAEEMGEADGEDAVKGSPVVSVS, from the coding sequence GTGACCTCGGTCAGCCTGGGAATGCCAGCAGCCCCACCCCCCGTCCTTGCCCCGCGCCGAAAGACGCGGCAGATCAAGGTTGGCTCCGTTGGTGTTGGTTCTGATTCGCCCATCAGCGTTCAGTCCATGACCACCACGCCCACCACGGACATCAACGCCACGCTTCAGCAGATCGCTGAACTGACCGCGTCCGGCTGCGACATCGTGCGTGTTGCCTGCCCTTCCGCGGATGATGCCGAGGCTTTGCCCATCATTGCCCGCAAGTCCCAGATCCCCGTGATTGCAGATATCCACTTCCAGCCGAAGTACGTCTTCGCCGCCATTGAGGCCGGATGCGCGGCAGTTCGGGTGAACCCGGGCAACATCCGCAAGTTCGATGACCAGGTCAAGGAAATCGCAGCAGCGGCCCGGGACCACGGCACGTCCATCCGGATCGGCGTCAACGCCGGATCCCTTGAGCCGGGCATCATGAAGAAGTACGGCAAGGCCACCCCGGAAGCGCTGGTTGAATCCGCCGTCTGGGAAGCCTCGCTGTTCGAAGAGCACGGCTTCCACGACTTCAAAATCTCCGTTAAGCACAATGACCCGGTCATCATGGTGGCCGCTTACGAGATGTTGGCTGAGAAAGGCGACTGGCCCCTGCACCTCGGTGTGACTGAAGCCGGACCGGCGTTCCAGGGCACCATCAAGTCCGCCACTGCGTTCGGTGCGCTGCTGTCCAGGGGCATCGGCGACACCATCCGTGTTTCCCTCTCGGCGCCGCCAGTGGAGGAAATCAAGGTGGGCAACCAGATCCTGCAGTCCCTGAACCTGCGCCCCCGCAAGCTCGAAATCGTGTCCTGCCCATCCTGTGGCCGGGCCCAGGTGGACGTGTACACGCTGGCAGAGCAAGTAACTGCCGGTCTGGAAGGCATGGAGATTCCGCTGCGCGTCGCCGTCATGGGCTGCGTGGTTAACGGGCCCGGTGAAGCCCGCGAAGCGGACCTCGGTGTGGCCTCCGGAAACGGCAAGGGCCAGATTTTCGTGAAGGGCGAAGTCATCAAGACTGTTCCTGAAAGCGAAATTGTTGAGACACTGATCGAAGAGGCCATGCGCATCGCCGAAGAGATGGGGGAGGCCGATGGCGAAGATGCTGTCAAGGGTAGCCCCGTGGTTAGCGTCTCGTAA
- a CDS encoding GNAT family N-acetyltransferase: MLSRVAPWLASRNENGLGVRVLGNADTLALRALASEDVVANVFILAHLDSTGTAAPTSGGASVFGVFDDDRLLGACWAGANLVPVQLDPELAGYIATAAHQTGRRYASIFGPADTVLALYSRFEQLGHTAHEVRSHQPLLTLSGGPAIGANPALTFGTMTDFDRILPACAAMFEEEVGYSPFLGGQEFYSRRVAGLIRQGHSLVHIDAGGTVVFKAELGAVTADVTQVQGVWMNPELRGRGQSAGYMAAVVNLSKTFAPVTSLYVNDYNAKARATYDRVGFEQAGTFATVLF; encoded by the coding sequence ATGCTGTCAAGGGTAGCCCCGTGGTTAGCGTCTCGTAACGAGAACGGCTTGGGAGTCAGGGTGCTCGGCAACGCCGACACCCTGGCTCTTCGCGCCCTGGCAAGCGAAGACGTCGTGGCCAACGTCTTCATACTGGCGCACTTGGACAGTACCGGCACGGCGGCGCCCACCAGCGGGGGCGCCAGTGTTTTCGGCGTGTTCGACGACGACAGGCTCCTTGGCGCCTGCTGGGCCGGAGCCAATCTGGTTCCCGTGCAACTCGATCCGGAATTGGCAGGCTATATAGCCACGGCAGCCCACCAAACAGGACGCCGCTACGCTTCCATTTTTGGTCCAGCCGATACGGTGCTGGCGCTCTACTCCCGGTTCGAGCAACTGGGCCACACAGCCCACGAGGTCCGTTCCCACCAGCCCTTGCTCACTCTTTCGGGCGGCCCGGCCATCGGCGCAAACCCGGCCCTGACTTTTGGCACCATGACGGACTTCGACCGCATCCTTCCAGCATGCGCGGCGATGTTCGAGGAAGAAGTGGGCTACTCACCCTTCCTTGGCGGCCAGGAGTTCTACAGCAGGCGGGTCGCCGGCCTCATTCGGCAAGGCCATTCGCTGGTCCACATCGACGCCGGAGGCACTGTGGTCTTCAAAGCCGAACTTGGTGCTGTCACAGCCGACGTGACCCAGGTCCAGGGCGTGTGGATGAATCCGGAACTCCGGGGGCGCGGCCAGAGCGCCGGCTACATGGCCGCCGTCGTGAATCTTTCCAAGACCTTTGCTCCCGTGACGAGCCTGTACGTCAACGACTACAACGCCAAAGCCCGTGCCACCTATGACAGGGTTGGCTTTGAGCAGGCAGGCACGTTCGCGACAGTCCTGTTCTAG